From Neisseria musculi, the proteins below share one genomic window:
- the ptsP gene encoding phosphoenolpyruvate--protein phosphotransferase, translated as MAIVLYGVSAGKGIAIGRAHLITRGMHEVPQYDLEPAGIESETARYETAVKAARRELEQLRSALPENAPTELGAFISLHLMLLTDVTLSREPVDIIEEQHINAEWALKLQTDKLSAQFDEIDDAYLRERKQDMLQVAGRIHNRLAGQGNELNLEGSLLGDTVLVANDISPADTVYFKEERVAAFVTDIGGPTSHTAILGRSLNIPSVIGLHNARKLISENEWVIVDGINGILIINPDEPVLKEYRARAREYRARTRELNKIKKTAATTQDGINIELLANIESLEDITRLNETGADGVGLFRSEFLYLNRDTMPSEDEQYAVYARFVKKLKGKSLTIRTVDLGVDKNPRWFGQNTTPNGSLNPALGLTGIRLCLAEPVMFRTQMRAILRAAAHGPVKMMWPMITDTAELKQCLLHLETAKRQLAEREESFGGISTGCMIEIPAAALTVAGLLKHVDFISIGTNDLIQYTLSVDRGDDAVSYLYQPGHPAVLKLVQHVIRTANRMGKTVSVCGEMAGDTHYTRLLLGMGLRRFSMNPNNLLAVKNIVLHSNTLALENETARLMRQEDPEKLEKLLKAMNAQEEAV; from the coding sequence ATGGCCATCGTATTGTACGGCGTGAGCGCAGGCAAAGGCATAGCCATCGGCCGCGCCCATCTGATTACGCGCGGTATGCACGAAGTGCCGCAATATGATCTGGAACCCGCCGGGATCGAAAGCGAAACGGCGCGATATGAAACGGCCGTGAAAGCCGCCCGCCGCGAGCTGGAGCAGCTGCGCAGCGCACTGCCCGAAAACGCCCCCACCGAGCTTGGCGCGTTTATTTCGCTGCACCTGATGCTGCTCACCGATGTTACCCTGTCGCGCGAGCCTGTCGATATTATCGAAGAGCAGCACATCAATGCAGAGTGGGCGCTGAAGCTGCAAACCGACAAGCTCTCCGCCCAGTTTGACGAAATCGATGATGCCTATCTGCGCGAGCGCAAGCAGGATATGCTCCAAGTGGCCGGGCGCATCCACAACCGGCTGGCCGGCCAGGGCAACGAGCTCAACCTCGAGGGCAGCCTGCTTGGAGACACCGTGTTGGTGGCCAACGATATTTCGCCCGCCGACACCGTGTATTTCAAAGAAGAGCGGGTGGCTGCTTTCGTTACCGATATCGGCGGCCCCACCAGCCACACCGCCATTCTCGGCCGCAGCCTCAACATTCCCTCGGTTATCGGCCTGCACAACGCCCGCAAGCTGATCAGCGAAAACGAATGGGTGATTGTAGACGGCATCAACGGCATCTTAATCATCAACCCCGATGAGCCGGTGTTGAAAGAATACCGTGCCCGCGCCCGCGAATACCGCGCCCGCACCCGCGAGCTCAACAAAATCAAAAAAACCGCCGCCACTACGCAGGACGGCATCAATATCGAACTGCTTGCCAATATCGAATCGCTCGAAGACATCACACGCTTGAACGAAACCGGGGCAGACGGCGTGGGCTTGTTCCGCAGCGAATTTCTCTATCTCAACCGCGACACCATGCCCTCTGAAGACGAGCAATACGCCGTGTATGCCCGGTTTGTCAAAAAACTCAAAGGCAAAAGCCTCACCATACGCACCGTGGATTTGGGGGTGGACAAAAACCCGCGCTGGTTTGGCCAAAACACCACCCCCAACGGCAGCCTCAACCCTGCCCTGGGGCTGACCGGCATCCGTCTGTGCCTGGCCGAGCCGGTGATGTTCCGCACGCAGATGCGCGCTATTTTGCGTGCCGCCGCCCACGGGCCGGTGAAAATGATGTGGCCGATGATTACCGACACCGCCGAGCTGAAGCAGTGCCTGCTGCATCTGGAAACCGCCAAACGGCAGCTTGCCGAGCGCGAAGAGTCCTTCGGCGGCATATCGACCGGCTGCATGATAGAAATCCCCGCCGCCGCACTCACCGTGGCCGGCCTGCTCAAACACGTTGATTTCATTTCTATCGGCACCAACGATTTAATCCAATACACCCTGTCGGTGGATCGCGGCGACGATGCCGTGAGCTATCTCTACCAGCCCGGGCATCCCGCCGTGCTCAAGCTGGTGCAGCACGTTATCCGCACCGCCAACCGCATGGGCAAAACCGTGTCGGTGTGCGGCGAGATGGCCGGCGACACCCACTATACCCGCCTTTTGCTCGGCATGGGGCTGCGGCGGTTTTCGATGAACCCCAACAACCTGCTGGCGGTGAAAAATATCGTGCTGCACAGCAACACGCTGGCGCTCGAAAACGAAACCGCCCGCCTGATGCGCCAGGAAGATCCTGAAAAATTGGAAAAACTGCTTAAAGCCATGAACGCGCAAGAAGAGGCCGTCTGA